A window from Heteronotia binoei isolate CCM8104 ecotype False Entrance Well chromosome 15, APGP_CSIRO_Hbin_v1, whole genome shotgun sequence encodes these proteins:
- the PCOLCE gene encoding LOW QUALITY PROTEIN: procollagen C-endopeptidase enhancer 1 (The sequence of the model RefSeq protein was modified relative to this genomic sequence to represent the inferred CDS: deleted 1 base in 1 codon) yields MEPPALVPLLLLLLRLSRAQETPRAAAPSGNHSRPVFLCGGDHTGDTGYIASEGFPAHYPPSKTCTWTITVPEGQVVMLSFRVFDLEPDPVCRYDYLDVYNGHQAVEGQRLGRFCGTFRPGAILSTGNRMALRMVSDEGSGGRGFLVWFSGGLPHVNENQFCGGKLEKPQGSLRTPNWPESDYPAGISCSWHILAPKDKVIALTFGKFDVEPDTYCRYDYVAVFNGADRDDSRRIGKFCGDLSPSPVYSEGNELLVQFVSDLSVTADGFSASYVVQSRNELAAKGGGGDEDVSKPPSRVFPGTKPAPPGPRPAPPKPKPPTKPAGRPKQPPARKPKPSGGPAPTAPSPGDVTCPQQCRRTGTLQSNFCANDFVIAGTVKAAMRGAGTRVTATVLLSHTYKAGSLSLPAPGSDALLRLEVPCRQCPLLKKGASYVFMGQAGEAGQGLLLPSSFVVPFRPQQQQLLTAFSKRLCPPAAAAPPARSRA; encoded by the exons ATGGAGCCGCCCGCCCTcgtccctctgctgctgctgctgctgcgcctGAGCCGGGCCCAGGAGACCCCCCGGGCCGCTGCCCCCTCCGGCAACCACTCCAG GCCTGTCTTCCTCTGCGGGGGCGACCACACCGGAGACACCGGCTACATCGCCAGCGAGGGCTTCCCGGCCCACTACCCCCCCAGCAAGACCTGCACCTGGACCATCACG GTGCCGGAGGGGCAGGTGGTGATGCTCTCCTTCCGCGTCTTCGACCTGGAGCCGGACCCGGTCTGCCGCTACGACTACCTGGACGTCTACAACGGGCACCAGGCGGTGGAGGGGCAGCGCCTGGGCCGCTTCTGCGGCACCTTCCGGCCCGGGGCCATCCTCTCCACCGGCAACCGCATGGCCCTGCGCATGGTCTCCGACGAGGGCTCCGGCGGGCGCGGCTTCCTCGTCTGGTTCAGCGGCGGCCTCCCGCACGTCAACG AGAACCAGTTCTGTGGGGGGAAGCTGGAGAAGCCGCAGGGCAGCCTCAGGACCCCCAACTGGCCCGAGAGCGACTACCCGGCCGGCATCAGCTGCTCGTGGCACATCCTGGCGCCGAAGGACAAG GTGATCGCCTTGACCTTCGGGAAGTTCGACGTGGAGCCCGACACCTACTGCCGCTACGACTACGTGGCCGTCTTCAATGGGGCCGACCGGGACGACTCGCGGCGGATCGGCAAGTTCTGCGGGGACCTCTCGCCCAG cccggTCTACTCGGAGGGCAACGAGCTGCTGGTCCAGTTCGTCTCGGACCTGAGCGTCACGGCCGACGGCTTCTCCGCCTCCTACGTGGTGCAGAGCCGCAACGAGCTGGCGGCCAAAGGCGGCGGCGGCGACGAGGACGTTTCCAAGCCCCCCAGCCGCGTCTTCCCGGGCACCAAGCCCGCCCCGCCCGGCCCCAGGCCTGCCCCGCCCAAGCCCAAG CCCCCCACCAAGCCCGCCGGGCGCCCCAAGCAGCCCCCCGCCCGCAAGCCCAAGCCCAGCGGCGGCCCCGCGCCCACCGCCCCCAGCCCCG GTGACGTCACGTGCCCCCAGCAGTGCCGCCGGACCGGGACCCTCCAGAGCAACTTCTGCGCCAACGACTTTG TGATCGCGGGGACTGTGAAGGCGGCGATGCGAGGCGCGGGGACGCGAGTGACCGCCACCGTCCTGCTGAGCCACACCTACAAGGCGGGCAGCCTGAGTCTCCCGGCCCCGGGAAGCGACGCCCTCCTCCGCCTGGAAGTGCCCTGCAGACAGTGCCCCCTCCTCAAGAAAG GTGCCAGCTACGTCTTCATGGGGCAGGCGGGAGAGGCGGGCCAGGGCCTCCTGTTGCCCAGCAGCTTCGTGGTTCCCTTCcggccgcagcagcagcagctcctgacCGCCTTCAGCAAGCGCCTCtgcccccccgccgccgccgcccccccggCCAGGAGCCGCGCCTGA
- the LOC132584570 gene encoding membrane progestin receptor epsilon-like, protein MGAAGRRAAGALLLRSSEVPASVAESFILSGYRCPGSTFAQCLASAFQPTNETGNFWTHFVAVFIFAFRVAEQFWGEGAGLLEPFYYPLWSYCLGVGGLLVASSMAHLFNSMSLLMREVCFYIDYGTISAYTVGSSLAYFYYIHPAPAGGASNLSSGPWLGREGAGGLGALLGGWFEALYVPSACLVALFCTLACCSSRHQWPRHRYLIRTLVFLLPFAVVSIPVFHKLWRVGGGQGTGRFFLRHCCWLLASGLFNVSKIPERLSPGKFDIWGHSHQWFHCCTFMSILDELHMIRGEIRELGAAPPPLPRAPTFLSTFGVMLCLLLLLATIVGCFGARAYATQQRSQRRKGD, encoded by the coding sequence ATGGGCGCGGCGGGCCGGCGGGCGGCGGGGGCGCTGCTGCTGCGCTCCAGCGAGGTGCCGGCGAGCGTGGCGGAGAGCTTCATCCTGAGCGGCTACCGGTGCCCGGGCTCCACCTTCGCGCAGTGCCTGGCCTCGGCCTTCCAGCCCACCAACGAGACGGGCAACTTCTGGACGCACTTCGTGGCCGTCTTCATCTTCGCCTTCCGCGTGGCGGAGCAGTTCTGGGGCGAGGGCGCGGGCCTGCTGGAGCCCTTCTACTACCCCCTGTGGAGCTACTGCCTGGGCGTGGGCGGCCTGCTGGTGGCCAGCAGCATGGCGCACCTCTTCAACTCCATGTCGCTGCTCATGCGCGAGGTGTGCTTCTACATCGACTACGGCACCATCAGCGCCTACACCGTGGGCTCCTCCTTGGCCTACTTCTACTACATCCACCCGGCGCCCGCCGGCGGCGCCTCCAACCTCTCCTCGGGCCCCTGGCTGGGCAGGGAGGGCGCCGGCGGGCTCGGGGCGCTGCTGGGCGGCTGGTTCGAGGCCCTGTACGTGCCCTCGGCGTGCCTCGTCGCCCTCTTCTGCACCCTGGCCTGCTGCAGCAGCCGCCACCAGTGGCCGCGCCACCGCTACCTCATCCGCACGCTCGTCTTCCTGCTGCCCTTCGCCGTGGTCTCCATCCCGGTCTTCCACAAGCTGTGGCGGGTGGGCGGCGGCCAGGGCACGGGGCGCTTCTTCCTGCGGCACTGCTGCTGGCTGCTGGCCTCCGGGCTCTTCAACGTCAGCAAGATCCCCGAGCGCCTCAGCCCGGGCAAGTTCGACATCTGGGGCCACAGCCACCAGTGGTTCCACTGCTGCACCTTCATGAGCATCCTGGACGAGCTCCACATGATCCGCGGCGAGATCCGGGAGCTGGGCGCCGCCCCCCCGCCGCTGCCCAGAGCGCCCACCTTCCTCTCCACCTTCGGCGTGATGCTCTGCTTGCTCCTGCTTCTGGCCACCATCGTCGGCTGCTTTGGCGCCCGGGCCTACGCCACGCAGCAGCGCAGCCAGCGCAGGAAGGGGGACTGA